TCTCGCTTAACATTGTCGCGAAGACCCTCTTTGGCGTAGATCTTACCGAGGAAATCGCACGCAAGATCGAGTGGACGATCGAGACGTTGATGGATCGTTTCGCTGGCCTGGGCATGATCCTCCCCATCGGTCTCCCGCTGCCCCAGAATTTTCGGGTCAAAAAGGCGCTCAAGACGCTCGACACGATCATCTACGAGATCATCCGCGAGCGGCGGAAGAGCGGCGACAGGGGCGACCTCATCTCGATGCTGATCGCCGCGACGGGTGAGGAGGGTGGCATGACGGACACGCAGCTCCGCGACGAGGCAATCACGCTGCTCATTGCGGGCCACGAGACCACCGCGCTCGCGCTCGGATTCACATTCGACCTTCTCGGCCGGCACCCTGAGATTACGGAGCGGCTCGAGCGCGAGATCGCGACCGTCCTTGGCGAGCGTGCCCCGACCGCCGCTGACCTACCGCGCCTCAAGTACGCCGACGCGATTGTGCGCGAGTCGATGCGCCTCTATCCGCCGGTGTGGGTGATCGGTCGCGAGGCAATCGCACCGTGCCG
This window of the Gammaproteobacteria bacterium genome carries:
- a CDS encoding hypothetical protein (Evidence 5 : Unknown function) produces the protein MLYLSLNIVAKTLFGVDLTEEIARKIEWTIETLMDRFAGLGMILPIGLPLPQNFRVKKALKTLDTIIYEIIRERRKSGDRGDLISMLIAATGEEGGMTDTQLRDEAITLLIAGHETTALALGFTFDLLGRHPEITERLEREIATVLGERAPTAADLPRLKYADAIVRESMRLYPPVWVIGREAIAPCRIGGYDIEPGTQLLASQWIVHRDPRWFSGPEFFRPERWENDFAKTLPRQAYFPYGGGPRICIGNAFAQMEVVLVLVTIAQRVRLTPTIARVDLTPSAMLLPKHGLPMIVTTRS